From the genome of Bactrocera oleae isolate idBacOlea1 chromosome 2, idBacOlea1, whole genome shotgun sequence, one region includes:
- the LOC138855691 gene encoding uncharacterized protein translates to MSANTNKQKGKRKVLPKLKTILANPLQEKCPSLEDEKLLALVNLLKNAISNSGLKPQPFVTSRHIHLGLESGLRAINNSKCSCVLISRSIQPRILVRLIARNVEAKNATVPVFVQNQLENVTKDVFGIKALCVVFPTVEEMKETNMDNSVIQWITAHKKQLQSEAEKKKTKLAKRKLQKELPAIEVCKESPVVEVQKPEIQNISKDNDGFISFMGGKDVSKADAVEDEKHLVAVLKKVAEGIEKHATTEQDVEMRPVDDTQQMEEKRVDTFSDADDFLPHVYQPLTVHKIQPNPNRKPKKKKQKKNK, encoded by the exons atgAGTGCAAACACGAATAAACAGAAGGGAAAGCGAAAGGTTTTGCCAAAGTTGAAAACAATTCTGGCAAATCCATTGCAGGAGAAATG TCCTTCACTCGAAGATGAAAAATTACTAGCGCTTGTGAATTTACTAAAAAATGCCATCAGCAATAGTGGCCTGAAGCCTCAACCATTTGTGACATCGAGGCATATTCACTTAGGTTTGGAAAGCGGTCTGCGTGCCATTAATAATTCGAAATGTTCATGTGTTCTGATTTCGCGTAGTATTCAGCCACGGATTTTGGTCAGATTAATAGCGCGCAATGTTGAAGCAAAAAATGCAACAGTTCCTGTTTTTGTGCAAAATCAGTTGGAGAATGTCACCAAAGATGTATTTGGTATTAAAGCATTGTGTGTGGTATTTCCAACAGTTGAGGAAATGAAAGAGACTAACATGGATAATTCCGTTATACAGTGGATTACAGCCCACAAGAAGCAACTACAGTCCGaagcagaaaagaaaaaaacaaaacttgcaaagagaaaattacaaaaagagcTTCCAGCAATAGAAGTTTGTAAGGAGTCGCCTGTGGTTGAAGTCCAAAAACCAGAAATTCAAAATATCTCTAAAGACAATGAtggtttcatttcatttatggGAGGAAAGGACGTTAGTAAAGCTGACGCAGTAGAAGACGAAAAACATTTGGttgcagttttaaaaaaagtagctGAAGGTATTGAAAAACACGCAACTACAGAGCAAGATGTCGAAATGAGACCTGTGGACGATACACAACAAATGGAGGAAAAACGTGTTGATACATTTAGCGATGCAGATGATTTTCTGCCACATGTTTATCAACCACTTACTGTACATAAAATACAACCAAACCCAAATAGAAAACCtaaaaagaaaaagcaaaaaaagaataaataa
- the LOC138855729 gene encoding mitochondrial transcription rescue factor 1: MFKLRHLKNFNKVTIVLHAAAVPWSTTIHQKTTDIANKLCSSQQLPLCRQIHIGEVLQKYNKNFRQDDDKDSDDERTTEFKDERDSKVLKASVNSLRADLLLKAGLGMARNKVETIFYESKVRVNGKKISKKSVQLDVGDEIDVVRGFSQANSTHLVVSRVVVLDVNERDEGYSVQLRRYKSLLIENYSGPNAFKSSESAQH, translated from the exons atgttcaaattacgacacttaaaaaattttaataaagtaacTATCGTGCTTCATGCTGCGGCTGTTCCCTGGAGTACAACAATTCATCAAAAAACGACTGATATTGCCAACAAGTTATGTAGCAGTCAACAGCTACCGTTGTGTCGGCAAATTCATATAGGAGAGGTGTTGCAgaagtacaataaaaatttcagaCAAGATGACGATAAAGATAGTGACGACGAGAGGACTACTGAATTTAAAGATGAACGCGATTCTAAAGTATTGAAGGCTAGTGTAAACTCCTTACGCGCGGACTTGCTACTGAAAGCGGGGTTGGGAATGGCTAGGAA TAAAGTAGAGACTATTTTCTATGAAAGCAAAGTACGAGTGAATGGCaaaaaaattagcaagaaaagTGTGCAG CTCGATGTAGGAGATGAGATCGACGTGGTGCGTGGTTTTAGTCAGGCGAATTCAACGCATTTGGTGGTCTCCCGTGTAGTTGTTCTCGACGTCAATGAGCGTGATGAAGGATACAGCGTACAGTTGAGACGCTACAAGTCTTTACTAATAGAAAATTATTCTGGCCCCAATGCCTTCAAATCGTCCGAAAGTGCTCAACATTGA
- the LOC106617641 gene encoding 116 kDa U5 small nuclear ribonucleoprotein component, whose protein sequence is MDADLYDEFGNYIGPELDSDEDDDHSIYGQQEPQDEQDEDAMDEEEEHQDDEDKEVTAVVLHEDKRYYPTAIEVYGPDVETIVQEEDAQPLDKPLIEPIKKLKFQIKEQELPETTYNMEFMADLMDTPPLIRNVALVGHLHHGKTTFVDCLIRQTHPQFEQAEERTLRYTDTLFTEQERGCSIKATPVTLVLQDVKQKSFLMNVFDTPGHVNFSDEVTAAMRMCDGVVLFVDAAEGVMLNTERLLKHAVQEKMAITVCINKIDRLVLELKLPPQDAYFKLKHIVEEINALLSTYGNSNDNLLVSPALGNVCFASSLYGFCFTLKSFAKLYADTYDGVNYVEFAKRLWGDMYFHSKSRKFTKKPPHNSAQRSFVEFILEPMYKVIAQVVGDVDTTLSDTLAELNVRITKEEMKSNIRPLLRLVCNRFMGDFNGFVDMCVEHISSPLDNAKRKVDHIYTGPKEGEIYKDMMECNQNGTLMVHSAKMYPTDDCTFFQVMARVISGTLHAGQEVRVLGENYTLQDEEDSRVLQVGRLWVYEARYKVELNRVPAGNWVLIEGIDQCIVKTSTIVDINAPEDLYIFRPLKFNTQSIIKIAVEPVNPSELPKMLDGLRKANKSYPLLSTRVEESGEHVILGTGELYLDCVMHDLRKMYSEIDIKVADPVVAFCETVVETSSLKCFAETPNKKNKITMISEPLEKGLAEDIENEVVSINWNKKRLGEFFQVNYDWDLLAARSIWAFGPDATGPNILVDDTLPSEVDKNLLTSVKDSIVQGFQWGTREGPLCEEPIRNVKFKILDAVIAGEALHRGGGQVIPTARRVAYSAFLMATPRLMEPYLFVEVQAPADCVSAVYTVLARRRGHVTQDAPVSGSPLYTIKAFIPAIDSFGFETDLRTHTQGQAFCLSVFHHWQIVPGDPLDKSIVIRPLEPQQASHLAREFMIKTRRRKGLSEDVSINKFFDDPMLLELARQDVLLNYPL, encoded by the exons ATGGATGCTGATTTGTATGATGAGTTCGGCAATTATATTGGGCCCGAGTTGGACAGTGATGAAGATGATGATCACAGTATCTACGGTCAACAAGAACCCCAGGATGAACAAGAT gaaGATGCTATGGATGAGGAAGAGGAGCATCAAGATGACGAGGATAAAGAAGTGACAGCTGTTGTGTTGCATGAAGATAAACGTTACTATCCCACCGCTATCGAAGTGTATGGGCCCGATGTGGAAACTATTGTTCAGGAGGAAGATGCGCAACCACTCGATAAGCCACTCATTGAACCCATTAAGaaacttaaatttcaaattaaagagCAAGAGCTTCCCGAAACCACATACAACATGGAATTCATGGCGGATTTGATGGACACACCGCCCTTGATAAGAAATGTCGCATTGGTGGGGCATCTACATCACGGCAAAACAACTTTTGTAGACTGTCTAATACGTCAGACGCATCCACAATTCGAACAAGCTGAAGAGCGCACACTACGCTACACTGATACACTATTTACCGAGCAGGAGCGCGGTTGTAGTATCAAAGCGACACCTGTGACTTTAGTTTTGCAAGATGTGAAGCAAAAAAGCTTTCTGATGAATGTCTTTGATACGCCCGGTCATGTGAATTTTTCGGATGAAGTCACGGCTGCCATGCGTATGTGCGATGGTGTTGTGTTATTTGTGGATGCAGCCGAGGGTGTAATGTTAAACACTGAGCGCTTGTTGAAACATGCAGTACAGGAGAAAATGGCCATAACTGTTTGCATTAATAAG attgatcgtttagttttagAGTTGAAACTACCACCACAGGATGCATATTTCAAGCTTAAACATATTGTGGAAGAAATAAATGCGTTGTTGAG CACGTATGGTAATAGCAACGACAATTTGCTAGTGTCACCAGCTTTGGGCAATGTCTGCTTCGCTAGTTCACTGTATGGTTTTTGTTTCACCTTGAAATCCTTTGCCAAGCTTTATGCGGATACTTATGATGGTGTTAATTACGTAGAATTCGCCAAGCGTTTGTGGGGTGATATGTACTTTCACAGCAAATC CcgaaaatttaccaaaaaaccGCCGCACAATTCAGCACAGCGTAGTTTTGTCGAATTTATTTTGGAACCTATGTATAAGGTTATTGCTCAAGTCGTTGGCGATGTTGACACTACACTCTCCGATACCTTGGCTGAGCTGAATGTACGTATCACTAAGGAGGAAATGAAATCGAATATACGCCCACTTCTACGTCTAGTGTGCAATCGTTTTATGGGCGACTTCAATGGTTTTGTTGATATGTGCGTGGAGCACATTAGTTCGCCACTGGATAACGCTAAACGTAAGGTGGATCACATATACACTGGACCGAAAGAAGGCGAAATTTATAAAGACATGATGGAATGCAATCAAAATGGCACTTTAATGGTGCATAGCGCTAAAATGTATCCCACTGACGACTGCACATTTTTCCAAGTTATGGCGCGTGTCATTTCCGGCACGTTACACGCCGGTCAGGAAGTGCGCGTGTTGGGTGAAAATTACACGCTTCAAGATGAAGAAGACTCCCGTGTTTTGCAAGTAGGTCGGCTGTGGGTATATGAAGCACGTTACAAAGTAGAGTTAAATCGTGTACCGGCTGGCAATTGGGTACTAATTGAGGGCATCGATCAGTGTATTGTTAAGACATCCACTATTGTGGACATAAATGCGCCTGAAGACTTGTACATTTTCCGACCGTTGAAATTCAAtacacagagtataataaaaatcgCCGTGGAACCGGTAAATCCTTCGGAGTTGCCGAAAATGTTGGATGGCTTACGTAAAGCTAATAAATCCTATCCATTGCTATCGACACGTGTAGAGGAATCCGGTGAGCATGTAATTCTGGGCACTGGCGAACTTTACTTGGATTGTGTGATGCACGATTTGCGTAAAATGTATTCGGAAATCGACATCAAAGTTGCCGATCCTGTGGTAGCATTCTGCGAGACTGTGGTGGAGACAAGTTCGCTGAAATGTTTCGCAGAGACGCCAAATAAGAAGAACAAGATCACGATGATATCCGAGCCGCTGGAGAAAGGACTCGCTGAAGATATCGAAAATGAAGTCGTGTCAATTAATTGGAATAAAAAGCGACTCGGCGAGTTCTTCCAAGTCAATTATGATTGGGATTTACTGGCCGCACGTTCAATATGGGCGTTCGGACCAGATGCAACTGGACCAAATATTCTTGTCGATGATACACTGCCTTCCGAAGTCGATAAAAATTTGCTGACTTCGGTGAAGGACTCTATAGTACAAGGTTTCCAATGGGGTACGCGTGAGGGACCGCTTTGTGAGGAGCCCATACGCaatgtgaaatttaaaatattggacGCTGTAATAGCTGGTGAAGCACTGCATCGTGGTGGTGGGCAGGTCATACCCACAGCACGTCGTGTTGCATACTCAGCTTTCCTCATGGCCACACCGCGTCTAATGGAGCCGTATTTGTTCGTAGAAGTACAAGCGCCAGCCGATTGCGTGTCGGCTGTGTACACAGTTTTAGCCAGAAGGAG AGGTCATGTAACACAAGACGCTCCAGTTTCTGGTTCCCCCCTTTACACAATCAAAGCATTTATACCAGCCATTGACTCGTTCGGTTTTGAGACCGATTTACGTACACATACACAGGGACAGGCCTTCTGCTTGTCCGTATTTCATCATTGGCAGATTGTACCAGGCGATCCGCTGGATAAGTCTATAGTGATAAGACCATTAGAACCGCAACAAGCTTCACATTTGGCGCGTGAATTTATGATTAAGACGAGACGTCGCAAGGGCTTGTCAGAAGATGTTTCCATCAACAAATTCTTCGATGATCCTATGTTGTTGGAATTGGCGCGGCAAGATGTGCTTCTCAATTAtccgctataa